Part of the Propionimicrobium sp. PCR01-08-3 genome, CCCGGGTGAGCCGGGCTTACCTTCGTTGCCGAGGGAGATTTCATGGCACTGCGCGACCTGTACACCGCTACCGACGCTGGTATCTACGAGGTGCGGACGCATGCGCCAGGCCCCGCCGGAAGCCTTCCGATAACACCGGAGCAGCTCAGGGGCGCGCCCAGCGGTGATCTGTTCGGCATGACCATGAACGTCGGCATGGGCTGGAACCCAGCAGACGTGAACAAAGATGCCGTGATGATCATCAGCACCGCGGGCGGCGCCACCGATGCCGACGGAAACCCGATCGCCCTGGGCCTGCACACCGGCCACTATCAACTCGCCGAACTGGTCAACGAGGCCGCCCAGGAGGTCGCCGCACAAGGTGCGTTGCCGTATGCCACCTACGTCTCCGACCCCTGCGACGGCAGATCCCAGGGCACCGCCGGCATGTTCGATTCGCTGCCGTACCGCAATGACGCCGCCATCGTGATGCGCCGGCTGATCCGCTCGTTGCCCACCCGCCGCGCGGTGATGGGCATCGCGTCGTGCGACAAGGGCCTGCCCGCCATGATGATCGCGCTCGCGTCCATGCATAAAGACCCAACCATCCTGATTCCTGGCGGCACCACGCTGCGCGCATCCGATGGCGAGGACAACGGTGCGGTGCAGACCATCGGCGTGCGCTACGCATCCGGTGAGATGACCTTCCACGATGCAGCCGATGCCGGCTGCCGGGCATGCGCGTCTCCCGGTGGCGGCTGCCAATTCCTCGGCACCGCCGGCACCAGCCAGGTGATCGGCGAGGCGCTCGGTCTGGCCCTGACGCACTCGGCACTGGCACCCTCGGGCGAACCGATCTGGCATGACCTGGCCCGGGCGTCCGCCGATGCCCTGCTCGATCTCAAGCATCGCAAGATCTTTACCCGCGACATCCTTACCGACCACGCCATCGAGAACGCAATGGTGCTGCATGCGGCCTTCGGCGGCTCCACCAATCTGCTGCTGCATCTGCCGGCGATCGCCTTCGCCGCCGGATTGAATGTGCCTACCGTGTACGACTGGGCGCGCATCAACGCCGACGTGCCGCGGCTGGTGAGCGTGCTGCCGGTCGGCCCGGTCGACTATCCGACTCCTGTCGTTTATCTGGCTGGCGGGGTGCCCGAGGCCATGCTGTATCTGCGCAAGCTGGGGCTGCTGCACACCGACGTGCTCACGGTCACCGGTGAGACCTTGGACGAGAACCTCGACTGGTGGGCCTCATCCGAGCGTCGCCAGGTGCTGCGGCGGAGGCTGCGCGAGGTCGACGGAGTCGATCCCGATGACGTCATCTTGTCGCCGGAGGGCGCCAAGGCGAAGGGCATGGCGTCCACCATCACCTTCCCGCTCGGCAATATCGCCCCCGAGGGCTCGGTGGTGAAGTCGGCGGCCATCGATCCGAGCGTGATCGACCCCGACGGCGTGTTCCGCCACACCGGTCCGGCGAAGGTCTTCACCAGCGAGAAGGCGGCCATCGCCGCCATCAAGCAGCAGAAAATCGGCGCGGGCGACATCATGATCGTGCTCGGCGCCGGGCCGCTCGGCACCGGCATGGAGGAGACTTACCAACTCACCTCGGCACTGAAGAAGGTGCCCTACGGTAAGCATGTGTCCCTGATCACGGACGCCCGGTTCTCCGGCGTGTCGACCGGTGCCTGTTTCGGGCATGTCGGGCCCGAGGCCCTGGCCGGCGGTCCGATCGGCAAACTGCGCGACGGCGACATCGTCCAGATCATCGTCGACACCGGCAAGCTCACCGGCTCACTCGATTTCGTCGGTACCCCGGACGCGCGGCTGTCGCCCGAGCAGGGGGCCGAGGTCTTGGCGGCCAGGGACATCTATCCGGGGCTTGCACCCGATCGCGACCTGCCCGACGACACCCGGTTGTGGGCGGCGCTGCAGGATGTCTCCGGCGGCACCTGGGGCGGCTGCGTCTATGATGTCGATCGCATCATCGAGGTGCTCGACGCCGGTAAGAAGGCGCTTGCGGCAGGGGAGTGACACCCTGTCATTAACGTGACCCGCAACATCAGATATGGAAACTCTCGCGCGCGGATTCGTATTCTGTGCGCCGCTATCTCAAGACGGGCAGGCTGGCGTGGCCGGCAGGTGGACCGACTGGCGTCAGAGTAGTTATGCCAGGCGGGTGACGTCACCGCTCAACTGCTCCGCGGACGCCCGGGTTTGCGCATCGGGCCCGCTTTCACTGCGCGTCCGGATCGCTTCAGATCATCACGCAGCAGCTTCTCGATCAGCGAGTTGACGCTGCGCAGATCGTCGGCGGCCCATTTGGCCAGCGCGTCATAGACGACCGGGTCGAGGCGCAGCAGCACCGACTTGCGTGATGGCTTCGCCGATCTCTTTCCGCCCGGAGAACTGCCCGCAGGCTGCCCGGCGGGTGCCGATGGCATGGTCACCTCCGACCGAACACGATCCGGATCAGCCTTGGAAGCAGATTCATCGCGAGCTTCGGAAGCCGAATCGGTGGCCTGAGACTCATCACCTCGGGCCACCTCTTCGTCGCTGCTTGTCATGGCAAGAATCCTTGGTTACCCGTAGAGCGTTCCCGTGTTGATCACCGGGGTCGATCGGGAATCGCCGCAGAGCACCACGAGCAGGTTGGAGACCATGGCCGCCTTACGCTCGTCGTCCAAGGACACGACCTCGTCGCTCTCCAACCGGTCCAATGCCTGCTCGACCATGCCGACCGCGCCCTCCACGATCTTGCTGCGGGCGGCGAGCACCGCCGACGCCTGCTGGCGCTGCAGCATCGCCTGGGCGATCTCTTGCGCGTACGCGAGCGACGAGATGCGCGTCTCGACGACCTCGAGGCCCGCTATCGAAATGCGGGCGGCCACCTCATCGGCGAGTTCGCCCGACACCAAATCGGTCGAACCACGCAAGCTCTCTTCGCCCGGTTCGGCGAAGTCATACGGGTGTGAGGTCGCCACATGCCGCAGGGCAGATTCGGCCTGCACCGCGACGAAATCCTCATATGCCTCGACGGCGAATACCGACTTCGCGGTATCGGCAACCTGCCAGACCACGATGGCCGCGATGTTGATCGGATTCCCATCGGCGTCGTTGACCTTCAACTCGTTGGTCTCGAAGTTGCGGACCTTGACCGAGACCTTCTTCTTGTTCGACAGCGGAACAGTCAGCAGCAGGCCCTGCTTGCGGATCGTGCCGATGTAGCGTCCGAAGAATTGCACGACCTTGGTGTCGCCGGGCGCGACGACCGTCAGCGAGGTGAAGGCCAGGCAAGCCACCACATATCCGAGGATGGATCCGCCGATCACCAGCGCATTAATCTGTCGGCCCGCATCGTAGTCGACCCCGGTGTCAATGATTCCCCAGGTCGAGGCGGCCAAGACCACAATGGCCAACAGCAATGCCAGCGCGCCCGATATCGTCCAAGCGGGACGCTCGGCTATCGTCACCCGAGTGCCCTCATGGCCCACCGGCTTGCCCGCGGCCAATCCGCCAACCGATGCCTCATCGGGTATTTCGGGCATCTCATTCGACATGATGTCCTCCTCAATATTTAGATATCAAAGTGATATCATATTTTTGGGTCGCCCCGCGGCGTCGGTCGGCTTTTACGCGATATTTCTTCGCGACGCGATACGTATCCGTGGCGGTGTCCGCGTTCGTAGAGGATTGGTTTTCGGGTCATCGGCCGCCGGCGCATCTGTTTTGTGTCTGACGTATTTCTTGCGCCGACCCGCATTCCGTACGCAACGGGAGACGGCAGGACACGAATTCGTGGAGGGACGACCCACTATTTCCCCGCCCGGTGAACAATGGGGCAGGTGACTACCGACTGCGTGATTCACTCGATCGTCTGGCGAAACGACCAGGTGAGTGAAACCGACATCGAGTTCGCGTCCATCTCCGATCGGCTCGCCGACCCCGAGCAGGTGCTGTGGGTGGGGCTACAGAACCCGAGCACGGACGACCTGGCCGGCCTGGGCGACGAATTGGGCATCAACGCCGCCGCCATTGAGGACGCTCTCAACCACGTCGAGCGCTCGAAGGCGATCCGCTACCCGAAGTATTCGTTCATCACCGTCTATGCGGCAAAGTGGTCGGGCACCAGCACCGCGATGATGCCTGCCGATTCACCACTCGCCGCAGGTGAAGCACCTACGGCGCTGCCCGGCGACCTCACCCTCACCAAGCTCTCGGCGTTCGTCTTTCCGCGCGGGATGGTGTGTGTCTGGTACGACCCCGACTTCAGCTTCGACGAGATCGTGGAGCGTTGGAACGAGGACGGTTTCATCTCGCAGTACGGTTCGCCGATGCTGGTGCACGGCATGCTCGACTATGTCATCGACGGCTATTTCCAGGTCACCCAGGATCTTGATGACGTGGTCGAGGACCTTGAGGACGAGGTGCTCGAGCAGGTGGCTGGGTCCCGCTCTTTGCAACGGCGCATCTACCGGCTGCGCTCTTGCCTGGTCAGGCTGCGCCGCGCAGTGGTGCCGATGCGCGAGGTGGTGGCGTCCATCATGCGGCACCGCCGCGAAACCGACGCCGACCAGGCGCTCGACCCGTGGTTCGACGATCTCTACGACCATTCGTTGCGCGCCGCCGATTGGGCCGATTCGCTGCGTGATCTGGTGACCACCATCTTCGAGACGAATATGTCGTTGCAGGACACTCAGCTGAACGTCGTGATGCGCCGGCTGGCCGCCTGGGCCGCGATCATCGCGGTGCCCACCGCCATCACCGGCTGGTTCGGCCAGAATCTGCCCTACTTCGGCTACAACGAACCGTACGGCCTGTGGCTGTCGGTCGGCTCCATCGTCGTGCTGTCGGTGGGTCTTTATATCGCCTTCAAGCGCCGCGACTGGTTGTGACAGCCGGGACCTGCGGTAGACGCGGGCACGGCGAGACGACGATCGAGTGGCCGCCGCTGGGATCGGGTGGCCGCCGCCGGCCGAGACGGCACTCGCTGCGCGCAACCGATCGGCAGCGACAACGCAGGTACCGGTCGGAGGTCGTTTGCGCTTGGACGAATCATCACGGATGACCCGCAATTCCTGCTTCACGCCGATTCGGGCAGAATAGAACCCGGTGCGCGCCCCGCGCACCTTACGACAATCAGGCGGCCGGGTATGCCGCCGAAAGGAAGAGAAGTGTCGGTCAACATCATCATCACCCGTGACCAGAACCCCGAACCACAGGTGGTGACCCAGGGCACTACCGGTCTGGATCTGTTCGGCGACGATCGCAGCATCGTCGCGATGGCCATCAACGGAACCACCGTCGATCTGGCCACCGCCGTCAACGAGGGCGACGAGATCGTCCCCATTCTGATGACATCGGACGAAGGCCTGGCCATCGTCCGGCATTCCGCCGCGCACGTCACCGCCCAGGCCCTGCAAGACGTCTTTCCCGAGGCCAAGCTCGGTATCGGCCCGCCCATCACCGACGGCTTCTACTACGACTTCCAGACCGAGCCGCTCAGCCCCGATGATCTGAAGACCATCGAGAAGAAGATGCAGCAGATCATCAAGGAGCGCCAGCGCTTCGTCCGCCGCGTCGTCACCGACCAACAGGCCCTGGAAGAAGAGGCCAACGAGCCCTTCAAGATCGAACTGATCCACGACAAAGGATCGGCGACCTCCGAAGACGGATCGTCGGTCGAGGTCGGCGGTGGCGAACTCACCATGTACGACAACGTTCGACGTACCGGCGAGGTCGCCTGGAAGGACCTGTGCCGCGGCCCGCATGTGCCGCACACCGGCTACATCAATGCGGTCGCACTGACCAAGACCTCGTCCGCCTACTGGCGCGGCGACCAGGCCAACCAGCAGCTGCAGCGCGTCTATGGCACCGCCTGGGCGACGCGCGACGATTTGAAGGCCTACCAGCACCGGATGGCCGAAGCAGCCAAGCGCGACCACCGCAAACTGGGCGCCGAGCTCGACCTGTTCAGCTTCCACGAGCAGATCGGGTCGGGGCTGCCGCTGTTCCACCCCAAGGGCGGCGTGATCAAGCGGGTGATGGAGGACTACGTCCGCACCCGGCACATCGAAGAAGGCTTCCTCTATGTGGGCACCCCACACATCGCCAAAGAGGAGCTCTTCTATACCTCGGGCCACCTGCCCTATTACGGCGAGGCCATGTTCCCGCCGCTGGACGACGACGGCCAGGCCTACCGCCTCAAGGCGATGAACTGCCCGATGCACAACCTGATCTACTCATCCAGGGGACGTTCCTACCGCGAACTGCCGCTGCGGTTCTTCGAATTCGGCACCGTGTACCGCAACGAGAAATCGGGTGTCGTGCAGGGGCTGACCCGCGTCCGCTCAATCACCCAGGACGACTCGCACTCCTACTGCACTCCCGAACAAGCCCCCGACGAGGTGCGTCATCTGCTCAAGTTCATCTTGAGCCTGCTCGCCGACTTCGGGATGACCGATCTCGCCCTCGAATTGTCGACCCGCGACGAGAACGGCAAGAAGAAGGACAAGTTCATCGGTTCGGACGAGCAGTGGGACAAGGCGACCAAGGTGCTCGCCGAGATCGCCTACGAGTCCGGCCTCAACGTGGTGGACGATCCGGGCGGCGCCGCCTATTACGGTCCGAAGATCTCGATCCAGGCCAAGGACGCGATCGGACGCATCTGGCAGATGTCGACCATTCAGTACGACTTCAACCAGCCGGAGCGTTTCGGTCTGGAATATGTCGCCTCCGACGGCTCTCATCAGCAGCCGGTGATGATTCACTCGGCCAAGTTCGGCTCGATCGAACGGTTCATGGGGGTGCTCATCGAGCACTATGCGGGAGCCTTCCCGGTCTGGCTGGCGCCGGTTCAGGTGGTCGGTATCCCGGTCGCGGCAAGCTTCAACGACTACCTCGATGGCATCCTCGGCAAGCTGAAGGCCGCAGGCGTGCGCACCGAGCTGGATGCCGGCGACGACCGGATGCAGAAGAAGATCCGCAACGCCCAGAAGCAGAAGATCCCGTTCATGCTGATCGCCGGCGAAACCGACGCCGACGCGAATACCGTGTCGTTCCGGTTCCGCGATGGTTCGCAGCGCAACGGCGTGCCGATCGCAGACGCGGTGGAGTTCATCCGCCACTGGGCCGACTCGAGGCGCAACGATGATCCGACGGCCGGCCAGCCGGAGGCGGCGACGCACGGTGAGTGACGAACAACCCTGCGAGGTCATCGAGCCGGGGGAGTTGCCCGGCACCCCGGACGCGCTGCAACGGCTGTGGACCCCTTACCGGATGGTCTACATCCAGGGGGAATCCAAACCGGCCGACACCAGCGCGGGAGAGTGCCCGTTCTGCCGCGCGCCGCGGCAGGCCGACGAGGACTCACTGATCGTGCATCGCGGGAAAGCCGCATATGTGATCTGCAACCTCTACCCGTACAACCCGGGCCATCTGCTGGTCTGCACCTACCGGCACGTCTCGTCGTACATCGATCTGACACCCGAGGAGACCTGGGAGGTGGCCGAGCTCACCCAGCAGGCCATCAAGATGATCATGCACGTGTCGGGGCCGGCCGGATTCAACCTGGGTATGAACCAAGGCGAGATCGCCGGCGCCGGTATCGCCGCGCATCTGCATCAGCACATCGTGCCCAGGTGGCAGGGTGATGCGAACTTCCTGCCGGTGATCGGACGCACCAAGGCGCTGCCGCAGTTCCTCGCCGATACCCGGCAGCTGTTCGCCGACGGTTGGGCCGAACTCTTCGGTTCCGGCGAAAGTCCCACCTCCGCCGCGGAAAGGTAGTCATGCTCGAGAAGATCCGGGCCCAGTGGACGAAGGTCATTCGTCCACTGGCGCTTCGCCTGCTGAAGCTGGGCATCACTCCCGACATCGTCACCTGGACGGGCACGATCGGCGCCATCCTGGTCGCCGTCATCTGCTTCCCGCAGGGCTGGCTGTGGCAGGGGACGCTCGTCATGCTGGTGTTCATCTTCTCCGATTCGCTGGACGGCACGATGGCCCGCGAATCGGGCCGCAGCTCGAAGTGGGGGGCGTTCCTCGATTCCACCCTCGACCGGCTGGCCGATGGCGCGATCCTCGGCGGGCTGGCGCTCTACTACGCCAGCCGGCCCGACGGCCTCATCTGGTGCGGGCTGGCCATCGCCGCACTTGTCTTCGCCCTGGTCACCTCGTACTCCAAGGCGCGCGGCGAATCGGTGGGCATCGAGGTGCACGCCGGGCTGGCCGGGCGCGCCGACCGCCTGGTGCTGTCGCTGGTGGGGGCTTTCGCAACCGGAGTGGGCGTGAGCTGGGCGCTGCCGGTTGCGTTGATCTATCTGTGCGCGGCCGGAGCCTTCACCGTCGGCCAGCGGATGTGGATCGTCCGCAAGGCGATCGTCGCCGAACAGGCGACGCGCCCGGATGCGGACGAGAAGGCATGAGCCGGCGCGCAACGGCCACCTTATGGGCCTTCGAGCTGGCGGCCCGCGTCCCGCAGGCGATCTGGCTACCCCTGGCAAGGTTCGTGAGCCTGCTGCTGGCGGCTCGTCCGCCGAAGCCACTGCGGCAATGGGCGTTGAATGCCGGAGTGGTGACCGGCCGGGTCCCAGGATACCTGGACCGCGTCCGGGCCCAGGTCTCCTGGTTTCGCAATACGATCGGTTCGCTCCAGCTGGGTCACCTGACGCCGAAACAGATCCGAGCCCGGGTGCGCGCCGATCCCGGGCAGCTGGCCGGGCTGCTCGCAGCGCAGCAGAGCAACGGGGTGGTCATCGCGCTGCCGCACATGGGCTCCTGGGATCTCGCGGGCGCCTATGCCTGCGTGATCGGGCTGCCGGTCACTTCGGTCGCCGAGCGGCTGCCGGCAGGGCAGTATGAATACTTCAGCAGGCTGCGGGCCCGGCTCGGGTTCGAGATCTATCCCTACGATCAGCACGGCCTGATCGGCGTCCTGGGTGACGACGTGCTGCACGGGCGCGCGGTCTGCCTGATCGCGGACCGGGACTTCCACCGGCACGGTATCGCTGTGCAGTGGCCCATCCCCGGCGGTCACCGGGATCTCACCGTGCCGCCGGGGCCGGTGCTGATAGCCCAGCAGACCGGAGCCGATCTATACGCCGGAGTCACCTGGTTCGATG contains:
- a CDS encoding YjhG/YagF family D-xylonate dehydratase; translated protein: MALRDLYTATDAGIYEVRTHAPGPAGSLPITPEQLRGAPSGDLFGMTMNVGMGWNPADVNKDAVMIISTAGGATDADGNPIALGLHTGHYQLAELVNEAAQEVAAQGALPYATYVSDPCDGRSQGTAGMFDSLPYRNDAAIVMRRLIRSLPTRRAVMGIASCDKGLPAMMIALASMHKDPTILIPGGTTLRASDGEDNGAVQTIGVRYASGEMTFHDAADAGCRACASPGGGCQFLGTAGTSQVIGEALGLALTHSALAPSGEPIWHDLARASADALLDLKHRKIFTRDILTDHAIENAMVLHAAFGGSTNLLLHLPAIAFAAGLNVPTVYDWARINADVPRLVSVLPVGPVDYPTPVVYLAGGVPEAMLYLRKLGLLHTDVLTVTGETLDENLDWWASSERRQVLRRRLREVDGVDPDDVILSPEGAKAKGMASTITFPLGNIAPEGSVVKSAAIDPSVIDPDGVFRHTGPAKVFTSEKAAIAAIKQQKIGAGDIMIVLGAGPLGTGMEETYQLTSALKKVPYGKHVSLITDARFSGVSTGACFGHVGPEALAGGPIGKLRDGDIVQIIVDTGKLTGSLDFVGTPDARLSPEQGAEVLAARDIYPGLAPDRDLPDDTRLWAALQDVSGGTWGGCVYDVDRIIEVLDAGKKALAAGE
- a CDS encoding SPFH domain-containing protein, whose product is MSNEMPEIPDEASVGGLAAGKPVGHEGTRVTIAERPAWTISGALALLLAIVVLAASTWGIIDTGVDYDAGRQINALVIGGSILGYVVACLAFTSLTVVAPGDTKVVQFFGRYIGTIRKQGLLLTVPLSNKKKVSVKVRNFETNELKVNDADGNPINIAAIVVWQVADTAKSVFAVEAYEDFVAVQAESALRHVATSHPYDFAEPGEESLRGSTDLVSGELADEVAARISIAGLEVVETRISSLAYAQEIAQAMLQRQQASAVLAARSKIVEGAVGMVEQALDRLESDEVVSLDDERKAAMVSNLLVVLCGDSRSTPVINTGTLYG
- a CDS encoding magnesium transporter CorA family protein, which gives rise to MTTDCVIHSIVWRNDQVSETDIEFASISDRLADPEQVLWVGLQNPSTDDLAGLGDELGINAAAIEDALNHVERSKAIRYPKYSFITVYAAKWSGTSTAMMPADSPLAAGEAPTALPGDLTLTKLSAFVFPRGMVCVWYDPDFSFDEIVERWNEDGFISQYGSPMLVHGMLDYVIDGYFQVTQDLDDVVEDLEDEVLEQVAGSRSLQRRIYRLRSCLVRLRRAVVPMREVVASIMRHRRETDADQALDPWFDDLYDHSLRAADWADSLRDLVTTIFETNMSLQDTQLNVVMRRLAAWAAIIAVPTAITGWFGQNLPYFGYNEPYGLWLSVGSIVVLSVGLYIAFKRRDWL
- the thrS gene encoding threonine--tRNA ligase, which produces MTRDQNPEPQVVTQGTTGLDLFGDDRSIVAMAINGTTVDLATAVNEGDEIVPILMTSDEGLAIVRHSAAHVTAQALQDVFPEAKLGIGPPITDGFYYDFQTEPLSPDDLKTIEKKMQQIIKERQRFVRRVVTDQQALEEEANEPFKIELIHDKGSATSEDGSSVEVGGGELTMYDNVRRTGEVAWKDLCRGPHVPHTGYINAVALTKTSSAYWRGDQANQQLQRVYGTAWATRDDLKAYQHRMAEAAKRDHRKLGAELDLFSFHEQIGSGLPLFHPKGGVIKRVMEDYVRTRHIEEGFLYVGTPHIAKEELFYTSGHLPYYGEAMFPPLDDDGQAYRLKAMNCPMHNLIYSSRGRSYRELPLRFFEFGTVYRNEKSGVVQGLTRVRSITQDDSHSYCTPEQAPDEVRHLLKFILSLLADFGMTDLALELSTRDENGKKKDKFIGSDEQWDKATKVLAEIAYESGLNVVDDPGGAAYYGPKISIQAKDAIGRIWQMSTIQYDFNQPERFGLEYVASDGSHQQPVMIHSAKFGSIERFMGVLIEHYAGAFPVWLAPVQVVGIPVAASFNDYLDGILGKLKAAGVRTELDAGDDRMQKKIRNAQKQKIPFMLIAGETDADANTVSFRFRDGSQRNGVPIADAVEFIRHWADSRRNDDPTAGQPEAATHGE
- a CDS encoding HIT domain-containing protein, whose translation is MSDEQPCEVIEPGELPGTPDALQRLWTPYRMVYIQGESKPADTSAGECPFCRAPRQADEDSLIVHRGKAAYVICNLYPYNPGHLLVCTYRHVSSYIDLTPEETWEVAELTQQAIKMIMHVSGPAGFNLGMNQGEIAGAGIAAHLHQHIVPRWQGDANFLPVIGRTKALPQFLADTRQLFADGWAELFGSGESPTSAAER
- the pgsA gene encoding phosphatidylinositol phosphate synthase, with the translated sequence MLEKIRAQWTKVIRPLALRLLKLGITPDIVTWTGTIGAILVAVICFPQGWLWQGTLVMLVFIFSDSLDGTMARESGRSSKWGAFLDSTLDRLADGAILGGLALYYASRPDGLIWCGLAIAALVFALVTSYSKARGESVGIEVHAGLAGRADRLVLSLVGAFATGVGVSWALPVALIYLCAAGAFTVGQRMWIVRKAIVAEQATRPDADEKA